From a single Deltaproteobacteria bacterium genomic region:
- a CDS encoding TIGR00730 family Rossman fold protein, with protein MRRVCVFLGSNPGHDPAYRQTATALGAELAARGLGLVYGGSGVGLMGALARSVLDHGGQVTGIIPESLKAREVAFEGLRDLRVVGSMHQRKALMAELADGFIAMPGGLGTLEEFVEVLTWAQLGMHKKPCALLNTAGIFDGLLDLLDYLVGQGFVAQPHRDMILVHEQPAALLDMMRDYTPPTLDKTAMALRLDQS; from the coding sequence ATGCGACGCGTTTGTGTCTTCCTCGGCTCCAACCCCGGCCACGACCCCGCCTACCGCCAAACGGCCACGGCCCTGGGCGCGGAGTTGGCCGCTCGTGGCCTGGGTCTGGTCTACGGCGGTTCCGGCGTGGGCCTCATGGGCGCCCTGGCCAGATCCGTCCTGGACCACGGCGGCCAGGTCACGGGCATCATCCCCGAATCCTTGAAAGCCCGCGAAGTGGCCTTCGAAGGCCTGCGCGACCTGCGCGTGGTCGGGTCCATGCACCAGCGCAAGGCCCTCATGGCCGAACTGGCCGATGGCTTCATCGCCATGCCTGGCGGGCTCGGCACCCTGGAGGAATTCGTGGAGGTTCTGACCTGGGCGCAACTCGGCATGCACAAAAAGCCCTGCGCCCTGCTGAACACGGCCGGCATCTTCGACGGCCTGCTGGACCTGCTCGACTATCTTGTCGGTCAGGGCTTCGTGGCCCAGCCCCACCGCGACATGATTCTAGTGCACGAGCAGCCGGCCGCGCTTCTGGACATGATGCGCGACTACACGCCGCCCACCCTGGATAAAACGGCCATGGCCCTGCGCCTCGACCAAAGCTGA
- a CDS encoding cupin domain-containing protein, protein MITKSLDASWHELIPGIRISTLVHGEQTLMTRFLLQAGTTLPMHSHPHEQTGYLIKGRLTLTIDGVDHDIEPGDSWTIASGVEHGAVVRETALAIEVFSPMREDYLPYAPTARR, encoded by the coding sequence ATGATCACCAAAAGCCTGGACGCATCCTGGCACGAACTCATCCCCGGAATCCGCATCAGCACCCTGGTCCACGGGGAACAAACCCTCATGACCCGCTTTCTTCTGCAAGCCGGAACGACCCTGCCCATGCACAGCCATCCGCACGAACAGACCGGCTACCTGATCAAGGGACGCCTGACCCTGACCATCGACGGCGTGGATCACGACATCGAGCCCGGTGACAGCTGGACCATCGCCAGCGGCGTGGAACACGGCGCCGTTGTGCGCGAAACGGCCCTGGCCATCGAAGTCTTCAGTCCGATGCGCGAGGACTATCTCCCCTACGCGCCGACGGCACGGCGGTAG
- a CDS encoding universal stress protein, with product MNILAAVDQSDYASLVLKKAFDLATKDDAKVTVMTVSNISFTNLYVGETPTNILEKLREGVDETVKKIKSQAEAARTSVEIVVEESSSPANAIVDYAEKNGVDLIVIGSKGMGAIERFLIGSVSSQVVTHAPCSVLVVKK from the coding sequence ATGAACATCCTGGCAGCGGTCGACCAGTCGGACTACGCGTCCCTGGTTCTGAAAAAAGCCTTTGACCTGGCCACGAAAGATGATGCCAAGGTCACGGTCATGACCGTGTCCAACATCTCCTTCACCAATCTTTATGTCGGAGAAACCCCGACAAACATCCTGGAAAAACTCCGGGAAGGAGTCGATGAGACGGTCAAAAAAATCAAAAGCCAGGCCGAGGCGGCGCGAACCTCGGTCGAGATCGTCGTCGAGGAAAGCTCATCTCCGGCCAACGCCATTGTTGATTACGCCGAAAAAAACGGCGTGGATCTGATCGTCATCGGCAGCAAGGGCATGGGCGCCATCGAACGGTTTCTCATCGGCAGCGTGTCCAGCCAGGTCGTGACCCACGCCCCCTGCTCCGTGCTAGTGGTCAAGAAATAG
- a CDS encoding branched-chain amino acid ABC transporter permease, whose amino-acid sequence MLNADLLQYFFGGLTSGAIYALIALGFCVVNNTMGIVNFVQVDFVSLGGMFMFSALGAAGLPMTPALLLAVAGVGAVAMVIERFGLRPARSGNHLVLVFLTVGLSIILRGVIKLVWGKNRMALPPLTPDTPVQILGASVLPQALWILALTVVAIAVLTWFFHKTPLGLCMRAVADNPTAAAVVGIPAGRIRLTSYAIAGALGGLAGVLVTPITTLSHDVGVLLGLKGFAAAILGGFGSFPGAILGGLGLGLLESLSAGYLSSAYKDVVAFVVLLLVLFIRPKGLFGK is encoded by the coding sequence ATCTTGAACGCCGATCTCCTTCAGTATTTTTTTGGCGGCCTGACCAGCGGAGCCATCTACGCCCTCATTGCCCTGGGTTTTTGCGTGGTCAACAACACCATGGGCATCGTCAATTTCGTGCAGGTTGATTTCGTCTCCCTGGGCGGCATGTTCATGTTCTCGGCCCTGGGCGCCGCCGGACTGCCCATGACGCCGGCCCTGCTGCTGGCCGTGGCCGGAGTGGGCGCGGTGGCCATGGTCATCGAACGTTTCGGCCTGCGCCCGGCCAGATCCGGCAACCACCTGGTCCTGGTTTTTTTGACCGTGGGTCTGTCCATCATCCTGCGCGGCGTGATCAAACTGGTCTGGGGCAAGAACCGCATGGCCCTGCCGCCCCTGACCCCGGACACCCCCGTGCAGATTCTCGGAGCCAGCGTCCTGCCCCAGGCCTTGTGGATTCTGGCCCTGACCGTGGTCGCCATCGCCGTGCTGACCTGGTTCTTCCACAAAACGCCCCTGGGGCTGTGCATGCGGGCCGTGGCCGACAACCCCACGGCCGCGGCCGTGGTCGGCATCCCGGCCGGACGCATCCGCCTGACCAGCTACGCCATCGCCGGCGCCCTGGGCGGGCTGGCCGGAGTCCTGGTCACGCCCATCACCACCCTCAGTCACGACGTCGGGGTGTTGCTTGGGCTCAAGGGCTTTGCCGCCGCCATCCTGGGGGGCTTTGGCTCCTTTCCCGGGGCCATCCTCGGCGGCCTGGGCCTGGGTCTGCTCGAATCCCTGTCCGCCGGCTACCTGTCCAGCGCCTACAAGGACGTGGTCGCCTTCGTGGTCCTGCTCCTCGTCCTCTTCATCCGGCCCAAGGGCCTGTTCGGGAAATAA
- a CDS encoding 4-oxalocrotonate tautomerase, with protein MPIISIRLAKGRSIDQKRRLVAEVTRAVTDSLDLPPDLVSIQIEEFDRENWATGGELHSDKFGSGHGQP; from the coding sequence ATGCCCATCATCAGCATCCGTCTGGCCAAGGGCCGGAGCATCGACCAGAAACGCCGTCTCGTGGCCGAGGTCACCCGCGCCGTGACCGACAGCCTGGACCTGCCGCCGGACCTCGTCTCCATCCAGATCGAGGAATTCGACCGCGAGAACTGGGCCACCGGCGGCGAACTCCACAGCGACAAGTTCGGCTCCGGTCACGGACAACCATGA